A stretch of Brassica napus cultivar Da-Ae chromosome C6, Da-Ae, whole genome shotgun sequence DNA encodes these proteins:
- the LOC106378074 gene encoding uncharacterized protein LOC106378074 produces MSNCSIEQLHAFYVQERLLFVKLVQKFSRSLAESLLVMATWLWLEDFGFEHIFSVIMALNDPLIAALANEAVLCFRCLESEEAPNGFSQIPVNAEFMDISLQIIYQNRYSAITGIKNFLTTVCSRIFSDIVQQVIPSSYITSHNQPLIIPGFPHPTFGSINVMPSVASLDNFSSRNVFPIPSGIWGWNASCIATENDRTLFLTFSRGFPVSEAEVRLVFTEIYGENCVKGVHMPKYGGNLPNENLNSNQDVQQQSLYARLVLDSVVTVDRILMGGKPIWARKFENRYRK; encoded by the coding sequence ATGTCAAATTGTAGCATTGAACAACTGCATGCTTTCTATGTTCAAGAAAGACTGCTTTTCGTTAAATTGGTACAAAAATTTTCAAGATCTCTAGCTGAGTCACTTCTTGTCATGGCCACATGGCTTTGGCTTGAAGACTTTGGCTTTGAGCACATCTTCTCAGTCATCATGGCTCTCAACGATCCACTCATTGCAGCTCTTGCTAATGAGGCTGTCTTATGCTTCCGGTGTCTTGAATCCGAAGAAGCTCCAAATGGTTTCAGTCAGATCCCTGTGAATGCAGAATTTATGGATATATCTCTtcaaataatctaccaaaatcgATACAGTGCCATCACAGGAATCAAAAACTTTTTAACCACTGTTTGCTCAAGAATTTTCTCTGACATCGTTCAACAAGTTATCCCATCCTCCTACATCACTAGCCACAACCAGCCTCTCATCATTCCCGGGTTCCCGCATCCAACTTTTGGGAGCATCAACGTGATGCCTAGTGTTGCTTCCTTGGATAATTTCTCCAGCAGAAATGTATTCCCTATCCCTAGTGGTATTTGGGGCTGGAATGCTAGTTGCATCGCAACTGAAAACGACCGGACCCTTTTTCTAACGTTTTCTCGTGGATTCCCAGTATCCGAAGCGGAAGTGAGGCTGGTCTTCACAGAAATATATGGAGAAAACTGTGTTAAGGGCGTTCACATGCCTAAGTACGGTGGAAACTTACCCAATGAGAACTTGAATAGTAATCAGGATGTTCAACAACAATCACTATATGCGAGGCTGGTCTTGGATTCAGTCGTTACTGTGGATCGTATACTTATGGGCGGGAAGCCTATTTGGGCTCGTAAGTTTGAAAATAGatacagaaaataa